The following proteins come from a genomic window of Acinetobacter baumannii:
- the hpxO gene encoding FAD-dependent urate hydroxylase HpxO, translating to MNVVIIGAGMGGLTTGIALKKFGHQVRIFEQTEKILPVGAAISLWSNGVKCLNYLGLTDKIAKLGGQMDDLAYVDGLTGDVMTQFSLRPLIEEVGQRPYPVARADLQNMLMDEFGRDQIYLGKKMVSLEDKTDFVEVHFADGSSTQADLLIGADGTHSMTRAYVLGQQVQRRYAGYVNWNGLVEISEDLAPAQQWTTYVGEGKRASLMPVADGRFYFFLDVPLPAGLENNRDEYKKLLKQYFADWCQPVQQLIERLDPQKTNRVEIHDIEPFTQFYKGRVVILGDAAHSTTPDIGQGGCQAMEDAIYLARSLQINTLGLEDALRRYQNKRNERANELVLRARKRCDVTHMKDETVTQAWYAELRREQGGHIMQGIISNIVGNPLD from the coding sequence ATGAATGTGGTGATTATTGGTGCGGGAATGGGAGGTCTAACCACAGGCATTGCATTAAAGAAATTTGGTCACCAAGTTCGTATTTTTGAGCAAACTGAAAAGATTCTTCCGGTCGGCGCCGCAATTTCGCTGTGGTCGAATGGGGTGAAATGTCTGAACTATCTGGGATTAACTGACAAAATCGCCAAACTTGGTGGACAAATGGATGACTTGGCCTATGTAGATGGTTTAACTGGAGATGTGATGACACAATTCAGTTTACGACCATTAATTGAAGAAGTAGGACAACGCCCTTATCCGGTTGCACGTGCCGATTTACAAAATATGTTAATGGATGAGTTTGGTCGGGATCAGATTTATTTAGGCAAAAAAATGGTCAGCCTTGAAGATAAAACTGATTTTGTAGAGGTTCATTTTGCTGATGGTAGCTCAACACAGGCTGATTTACTCATAGGGGCAGATGGTACGCATTCAATGACTCGGGCCTATGTGTTAGGTCAGCAGGTACAACGTCGCTATGCAGGTTATGTGAACTGGAATGGTCTGGTTGAAATATCCGAAGATTTAGCACCAGCTCAGCAATGGACGACTTATGTAGGAGAGGGCAAGCGCGCGTCTCTGATGCCAGTTGCGGATGGACGTTTTTATTTCTTTTTAGATGTACCTTTACCAGCAGGGTTAGAGAATAATCGGGATGAATATAAAAAACTTTTAAAACAATATTTTGCTGATTGGTGTCAACCAGTGCAGCAGCTTATTGAGCGCTTAGACCCGCAAAAAACCAATCGGGTAGAAATCCATGATATTGAACCGTTCACACAGTTTTATAAAGGTCGTGTGGTGATTTTAGGTGATGCTGCACATAGCACGACACCTGATATTGGGCAAGGCGGTTGCCAAGCTATGGAAGACGCGATTTATTTAGCGCGGTCTTTGCAAATTAACACTTTGGGACTAGAGGATGCTTTACGCCGCTATCAAAACAAGCGTAATGAACGTGCCAATGAATTGGTGCTTCGTGCGCGCAAACGCTGTGACGTAACGCATATGAAAGATGAAACGGTCACGCAGGCATGGTATGCGGAACTACGCCGTGAACAAGGCGGACATATTATGCAGGGAATTATTAGTAATATTGTGGGTAATCCACTTGATTAA
- the alc gene encoding allantoicase — protein sequence MATLHAPAFELPEILNTKTNLADARIGAQVIECSDDFFAEAKRMLQFEAPIFVEDKFDDHGKWMDGWETRRKRHTGYDWCIVKLGVSGKISALDIDTTFFTGNYPASASLEACYAPNGDLTGAKWQSILENTELGPSQHHIFMVNNDAIFTHIRLNIFPDGGVARLRVYGDVHIQVTDHEQTLDLLALENGGRVIAYSDAHFGHPRNLINLGRGVNMGDGWETKRRRAPGYDWCILALGKSGKIEKIEIDTAHFKGNFPAEVSIQAVYLENATDAQLIPQSMFWSYLLEAQPMQMDHIHEYVNEILKHEKISHIRINMIPDGGISRVRLWGKIAKS from the coding sequence ATGGCAACATTGCACGCTCCTGCTTTTGAACTTCCTGAAATTTTGAATACTAAAACGAATTTGGCAGATGCCCGAATTGGTGCACAAGTGATTGAGTGTTCAGATGATTTCTTTGCAGAAGCAAAGCGTATGCTGCAATTTGAAGCACCTATTTTTGTTGAAGATAAATTTGATGATCATGGCAAATGGATGGACGGTTGGGAGACCCGCCGTAAGCGTCATACAGGCTATGACTGGTGTATTGTGAAACTAGGTGTGAGTGGAAAAATCAGTGCACTTGATATCGACACCACGTTTTTTACAGGAAATTATCCTGCTTCTGCCTCATTAGAGGCATGTTATGCACCAAATGGTGACCTTACTGGGGCAAAGTGGCAGAGTATTTTAGAAAATACCGAGCTAGGGCCGAGTCAACATCATATTTTTATGGTCAATAATGATGCAATTTTCACGCATATACGCCTCAATATTTTCCCAGATGGTGGTGTTGCCCGTTTACGCGTTTATGGTGACGTTCATATTCAGGTGACCGACCACGAGCAGACTCTCGATTTATTGGCCTTAGAAAATGGCGGTCGTGTAATTGCTTATAGCGATGCGCACTTTGGACATCCACGTAATTTGATTAACCTAGGCCGTGGCGTCAACATGGGAGATGGGTGGGAAACCAAACGCCGCCGCGCACCAGGTTATGACTGGTGTATTCTTGCACTGGGTAAAAGCGGAAAAATTGAAAAAATTGAAATTGATACGGCGCACTTTAAAGGTAACTTTCCTGCTGAAGTTTCTATTCAGGCGGTCTACCTCGAAAATGCAACCGATGCACAGCTGATTCCACAAAGTATGTTTTGGTCTTACTTACTTGAAGCCCAACCTATGCAAATGGACCATATTCATGAATATGTGAATGAGATTTTAAAGCATGAAAAAATCTCTCATATCCGTATTAACATGATTCCGGATGGTGGTATTAGCCGTGTCCGTTTATGGGGAAAAATTGCCAAGTCATGA
- a CDS encoding ureidoglycolate lyase, translated as MIMKNVQIQPLTIENFQPFGEVICCDGHDFFHINDAHTERYHALVETEIEGEAKAGISIFRNIKASVLPMEISMLERHPKGSQAFIPLQQQKFLIIVAPALDENTPDISKLCAFVSDGKQSINYRAGTWHHPLLTFEAPSDFAVVDRIGGGANCDIFQFPHPIKITV; from the coding sequence ATGATCATGAAGAATGTTCAAATTCAGCCTTTAACCATTGAGAACTTTCAGCCCTTCGGAGAAGTCATTTGTTGTGACGGGCATGATTTTTTTCATATTAATGATGCACACACCGAACGCTACCATGCGCTCGTCGAAACTGAAATTGAAGGCGAAGCAAAGGCAGGAATTAGTATTTTCCGAAATATTAAGGCCAGTGTGTTACCTATGGAAATTTCAATGCTAGAGCGCCATCCGAAAGGCTCTCAAGCATTCATTCCATTACAGCAACAAAAATTTTTAATTATTGTGGCCCCTGCTTTAGACGAAAATACTCCTGATATTTCAAAACTATGTGCTTTTGTTTCGGATGGCAAGCAAAGTATCAATTATCGGGCAGGTACTTGGCATCATCCTTTGCTTACCTTTGAAGCGCCGAGTGATTTTGCAGTAGTGGATCGAATTGGAGGCGGTGCAAATTGCGATATTTTTCAATTTCCCCATCCGATAAAAATTACTGTCTAA